Within Acidobacteriota bacterium, the genomic segment GCACAGGAGGATCGTTCGCATCGCCATGGGTTCACCCCCGAAACAGGATTTTCACGGACCAGCTCCGGCTGGAAATATCTTAACGGAATTGGAAGCGTCCCACAAGCACTTTCTCGGTCTGGGGTCAGAGGCCGATATACCTCGCGTAGAGCGACTTGGCCTCCTCCGGGCTGGCGGTCCCCTTCACCAGGCAGCGGCCGTCCGGGAAGAGGACCAGCTGGTGGGGCGGGAGGGTGAAGATGAGCATGTACGCGTTTATGGACACCTCACCGAGCGGGGAAAGGCGTTCCCGGAGGGCGGCGAAGTCGGGGCGGCGGGCGCCGGGGCCCATGGAGGGGAAATCCACCTGGACCATGTTCCGGCCGCAGAGGACGACGGTGCGGGAGAGGCCCTCCCCGGCCAGCCTCGGGAATTCACCCCGGGCACAGACCGGGCACGCGTCGTGGCGGGCCCCCTCGAGGTCCATCCGGTGGAAATCCCCGGTCCAGCAGTCGAAGTGAAGCATGAAGGGGCGGATGCCCCCGGCGTCCCCGGCCAGGATGCGCAGGGCCAGGGCCGTCTCCATGGAGGACACGATCCGGGCCGCGGGCGCGATGATGCCCAGGGTGTCGCACGTGGGCAGGTCCCCGTGCTCGGCGTCGGGCGGGAGGATGCAGCGCAGGCAGGGGGTCCGGCCGGGGACGACGGGCATGACGACCCCGCCGGAAGCCACGCACCCCCCGTAGACCCAGGGGGTCCCGGTCTTCACCGCCGCCTCGTTGAGGAGCAGGCGGGTCTCCACGTTGTCGGTCCCGTCCAGCAGCACGTCGGCGTCCCGGACGATCTCCAGGGCGTTGGAGGCGTTGAAGTCCGCCACCCGCGGCTCGTACTCGAGCGCGGCGTTGATCCCGGCCAGCGCACGGTGTGCGGCGACGGCCTTGGGGCGCCGCAGACGGGCGTCCTCCTCGGTGTAGAGGGACTGGCGCTGGAGGTTGGAATCCTCGACGAAGTCCCGGTCGATGAAGCGGATGCGGCCCACCCCCGCCCGGGCCAGCATCTCCAGGATGCCGCTGCCGAGGGCGCCGCACCCCACGAGCACCGCCCGGGACCGGGCCAGGCGTTCCTGGCCGGAACTGCCAATGGGGGAGAAGAGGACCTGGCGGGAGTACCGATCCGGGAAGGCGCCGCCGTCGCCGGTCATTTCCCGATTTCCAGGACGTAGACGCCCGGTTTTTCGAACAGCTTGTCGATGGTGAAGCTCAGGGCGTTCCCCTTCACCCGCACCGCGTCGGGGAAGAACTTCAGGAAGGCCTCCAGCGGCTGGATCGGGAGGTTGGCGGTCTTCTCCGTCTTGTAGTGCATGGGGATGGTCACCACCGGCTTCAGTTTCTTCACGATCTCCGCCGCCTGCTCGGGCCCGATGGTGAAGAAGCCGCCGACGGGGATCAGGAGGACGTCGAGGTTCTTCAGTTCCTTCTCCTGTTCCTCGGTCAGCATGCAGCCGAGGTCGCCGAGATGGGCGATCCGGAACCCCCCGATCTCCACGCGGAAGATGGTGTTGAGGCCGCGCAGGCTGCCGCGCTGGTCGTCATGGTAGGAGGGAAAGCCCTTGATATGGATCTGGCCCAGGCTGAACTCGGGGCTGTCGTGGACCTTCCCCCCCTCCTTCAGCCCGCGGAGGATGATGGGGAAGCCGGGGATGCCCTCCACGTTGTTGTGGTCCGCGTGCTCGTGGGAGACCATCACGATCCCGATGCGTTCGGCGGGCAGCGTGTAATCGACGACCTTCCCGAAGGGGTCGAAGATCATCCGGCTGAAGTCGCCCGCGAGGGTGAAACAGGAGTGGCCGTGGTAGCGGATCGTCAGCTTCCCCGAAGCGGCCGGGGCAACCCCCGCGGCCAGGCAGGACAAGAGAAGGGCTATCAGGATGAATCGCAAAGCGGCACCTCTCGATGGGGTTTTACTCGGAATCCCAGCGGTGTTTGAAGCGGGGGGCGTTTTCGTCGTCGTCCCCCTCGAAAAAGCCCGTCCCGGAGGCTGATTTTCCCGGCTTCCGGGGGCTGAGGACGGCGTCGGCATCCAGCCGGGGAGGGTTGGGGAAACTCCCCTTCCCCTGGAGAAAACCGAAGAAGGTGTTGAGGGAGTCCGCGGCGAGCTTTCGCTCCTGGGGGTTCCGGAGGGACCGGAAAAAGTCGAGGACCACGCCCTCGGTCAGGTCTCCCAGGCTGTAGACCTCCGTCTCACGGTCGATGAAAGCGGCGAACTTGCGCAGGATCTGTATCTGGGAAGTGTTTTCGTTGCTGTCGGAATCGAGGACCTCGTCGATAAAGTCTTCCACCCTGAGTTCGATGAAATTCATCCCCTTACAAACCTCATATTGATCTCATGTTGTTTTTTTTCCCGGCCCGTATCGGCGATTGCACCCATTATCCGACACACGGAGCGATGTTGTCAAAGTGTTTTTTTCAGGTTCGTCCCCTTGGAGCGACTCCAGGAGGCTGGCCAGAAGGAGCTTTTCCTCCCCGGGGCGAACCGTCCGGAAATCCAGGACCACTCCTCCCCGGTCGACCCGGGCCACCACGGGGGTTTTGCACCGCCGGAGGCGCGCTTCGAGGACCGCCGATTCCCGTTCCCCCAGCCGCAGCACCACCGCGCGGGACGGGAGGGCCTTCCCGGGGGTCGACCCCCCGCCCAGGACCGCCTCCACCGGCGACACCCCGGCCGCCTTCCCCGCCGCGGCCCCCCCGGACCGCTTCAAGGCGCGCACGAAACGCCGGCAGCGCTTCTCCAGCGCGTCGAGGGGCTCGGCCGCCATGTCCAGGAGCGGGACCGCCCGGTCCGTCCCCGTGCGCGCCCAGGCCTTCAGGCAGGCCGCCAGGGCGGTGAGCACCAGCTTGTCGAGCCGCAGGGCCCGCATGAGGGGGTGAGACCGGATGCGCCCGACCAGGTCCGCCCGGCCCGCCAGGATTCCGGCCTGCGGCCCCCCCAGGAGCTTGTCCCCGCTGAAGCAGACGAGGTCCGCCCCCGCCTGCAGGATCTCCGTCACCACGGGCTCGCCGGGTAGCCGGGGGAAGGAGGGACCGCCGGATGGGGCGCCGCGGCCCGGGGCGTCGGGCGGGAAGAGCAGGCCGCTGCCGGCGTCCACCAGCAGCGGCACCCCCCGGTCCCGGGACAGCGCAACCAGAGCCTCCACCGAAGGGGTTTCCACGAACCCCGTCATCTCGAAGTTGCTCCGGTGGACCTGGAGAAGGAGCCGGGTCTCCGGGGTCACGGCGGCGGCGTAGTCGGCCAGGCGGGTCCGGTTGGTGGTCCCCACCTCCCTCAGGCGGGCGCCCGAGAGGGCCATGATGTCAGGGACCCGGAAAGACCCCCCGATCTCCACGAGTTCCCCCCGGGAGACGATCACCTCGCCGCCGGCCGCCAGGGCCTGCAGCGCCAGGAGGAGGGCCCCGGCATTGTTGTTGACGGCGGTGCCGTCTTCCGCCCCCAGCAGGTCCCGGATCAGCCCGGCCAGCCTGGTGTCCCGGCGCCCCCGGCCGCCGGTGGCGAGGTCGTACTCCAGGTCGGTGTAACCGTGGAGCGTCCGGCCCAGCAGCTTGAGCCAGGGTTCGCCGAGGGGGCTGCGCCCGAGGTTGGTGTGAATCATCACGCCGGTGGCGTTGATCACCCGGCGCGGACCGGCCTCCTCGAAGCGCCGGAGGCGGCCGCCCGCGAGGTCGAGGGCCCGCCGGGCGAGGGCCTCCCTCCCGGCACCCGGAAGGCGACCCTCCCGGATGGCGGCCCGGACGTCGTCCAGGGCTTCCCGAAGGAAGCGGACCACCAGCGGGCGACGCCACCCGGCCAGCCAGGCCTCGACGGCCGCTTCGCGGAGCAGGGCATCCACCGGGGGCAGACGGCTCAGGTCCGGTTCGCCGGGCATCTTCAGGGTTCCTTTCGCACGCGCTGACCGAAGTCCGCCGGGATCGCGACCGCGCCCTTGAGATCGTTCCGGATGTAGTCGGCCAGGGCGTCCACGTCCCGGATCTCCCCGCCCGAAGCGTCCCGGACCAGCTCCCGGTTCCGGCCCAGGTCCCGGAAGACGTTGAAGCCGTTCCCGCCCTGGGCCAGGAACTCGTTGACGGTGACCGTGTAGGTACGCGAGGGGTCCAACGGGTTCCCGGCGGCGTCCCGGACCTCCACGATCCGGCCCGCGGGGTCGTCGGTCTCCCGCCAGGCGTACCGGAGGCCCGACACCTGGAGGGATTCGTAACCGTACTGGGACCCCCACTGCTGCCGCAACACCCGGCCGATCTCCTCGCCGGTCAGCTCCATCCGAACCAGGGCGTTCTGGAAGGGCTGCGTGGCGAACAGGTCTCCCCAGGTGACGTCGGCGTGGACGAGGTCCGCCCGGATGCCCGTGGGGTTGGTGAAGGCGAAGTCCGTCTTCCCGGCGGCCCGGTGGGCGTCGGCGATGAGGTCGCCCAGGGCGGACTCGCCGGCGAAAATCTCCTTCTTCTGGATGGGCAGGCCCGTCGCCTTGCCGACCAGCCGGCCGGTGATAGGCCTCACCTTCTCCTCCGCCCGGGCTACGAAGGCGGCCACCTCCGGGTCCGGGGTCATCCCGGGGCCCTCGTCGGCGTAGGTGTAACGGAGGGTGGCGGTCTTGGCGACGATGTCCCGGGTGCGGGGGTCCACGGAGAGATCGATCTCGGCGAAGGCCCGGCCGTAGGAAAACGCCTGGGTCAGGAGCACGGGGCGCCCCCCGGCGTTGGTCAGGAGGGCGTTGCTGAAGGCGTGGGTGTGCCCGGAGATGACCACGTCCACCTCGGCGTCGAGACGGGACACGATGTCCAGGATCTCCTTCCCCTGCACGCCGCTGCGCGCCGGGTCCGTCGGCCCGTCGTAAGGTTCCTGGTTCCCCCCCTGGTGAAGCAGCACCACGATGCCGCGGACCCCCCGTTTCCGGAGGAGCTTCACCGCCCGGTTGACGGCGTCGGCCTCGTCCAGAAAGTCCAGGCCCGCGACCCGGGCCTTCAGCAGTTCGTTGGGGGTGGTCTTCGTCACGGCCCCGACGATGCCGATGGAGACGCCGCCCAGGCGCTTGACGACGTGGGGGGGAAGGATCGTCTTTCGTGAGCGCGCGTCGACGACGTTGCAGCAGACGACGGGAAAACGGGCGCCGGGATAGGGGGCATCCAGCGACATCCCTTCGCCGGCGTCCCCGCCGTTGACCAGGCGGAGCATGGCCTTGACCCCCTTGTCGAACTCGTGGTTGCCGACGGTGCCCACCAGGTTGCAGTCGGGGCCCATGCGGTTCGCGGGGGTGCAGTCCGCGTCCGCCAGGAGGTTCAGAAAGAGGAAAGCCGGCTCCTCCCGCAGGAGGGCGCAGACCGCGGGGGAGGCCCCCACCAGGTCGCCCGCCTCCACCAGGAGGGTGCGGTCCTCCATCCCGGCGGCCGCCGCCTTCAGGCAGGCCGCGAGGACCGCCGCGCTCCCCACGGGGCGCCCGTGGATCTTCTGCTGGGCGTCCTTCGAGAGGCGGCCGTGAAGGTCGTTGAACGCCAGGACCTTGACGTGAACCGGCGCGGCGGGGGCCTTGCTTTTCGCGGCGACGGCGCCGGCGAGGCCCGGCAGCGCCAGGAGGAAGGCCAGGAGGAACCGGGGGAGGCCGCTGGTTTTGCTCTGCTTCGTGCCGTGTTCCGTCATGACCGTGTGCTCCCGCCGAGGATTTGTACCGTCCGCCCGCCCCCCGGGTCAACCGTGACGGGCTCGAAAAAACCCGGGGGCCGAACGGGAGAGTGAATAGAAAACCTTTGGCTGAGCCCTCGCCCGGAGGGCGATGGTTTTTCCTGCGGGGTCATCACCCGTCGCTCCCGCTGGCATCGGCGCCATTATCCGATGTCAGTCAATGGGATGTCAATCGGATCCTGTGGGTTTCAAGCCGTGATTCGCTGCGGACCGTCAGGGCTCCCCGTTCCGGTGTTTCCTTGCGCCCCGTCTGAGGAAGCGGCCGGACCGACGAATGTTCTTGAGCTTGCCAAATCCGATTTGTCCGGGTCGTCGGACAGCAATCCGGAAATTGCTTGCATTTTGGATGTCTATCATCCAAAATGCAAGCTATGTGGACACGAACGGCGATACACACACTGCATCGTCTCTGGGCACAATTCCCCGCCGTGGCGATTTTGGGCCCCCGCCAAGTCGGAAAAACCACTTTGGCGAGGCAGTTCCTCCCGGACGCCGCCTATTGCGATTTGGAGGATCCCCTCACCCGGCAGCTGTTCGAGGAACAGCCCCGCTTCCAGATCGAGAGACGGGAGACGGCCGCCCTCATCCTGGACGAGGCCCAGCAAGTCCCATCGCTGTTTGCGGTCCTTCGGGGGATCATCGACGCCCGGCGCGGCCGCCCCGGGAGGTTCTGCGTCCTCGGATCAGCACAACCGGCACTGATCCGGGCCGTCTCCGAGTCCTTGGCCGGGAGGATCGGAATACTGGAACTCGACCCACTTTGCGCGGTGGAAACCACCCGGGGAGAGCCTGTTCTGGACTGGCGGACGCTTTGGCTCCGGGGCGGTTTCCCCGACGCGGCGAAGGGAGACTTCCGGGACTGGTGGGAATCCTACCTGCGAACCTTCATCGAGCGGGACCTCGTCCAATTCGGCCTGCGCCCACAACCGGTCCTGCTGAGGAGGTTGATCACCATGCTGGCGCACCGCCACGGCGGCCTTCTCAACCTGTCGGAACTCGGGGGGGCTCTGGGGATCTCCCATAAAACCGTAGCGCATTACCTCGACATACTGGAGCAGACCTTCCTGGTCCGGCGGCTCCCGCCGTTTTTCCGCAACGTGGGAAAACGCCTCACGAAAAACTCCAAGGTATACCTGAGGGACAGCGGATTCCTGCACCACCTGCTCAATGTCTCGAGCGGAGAGGAACTCGTTCACCACCCGGTGCTCGGAGCCAGTTGGGAAGGCTTCGCACTGGAGGAGATCATCCGGCGGGAGAAAATCGCCCGCCCTCACTCGCAGTTCTTCTTCTGGCGGACCGCTGCGGGGGCCGAAGCCGATCTGGTCATCGACCGGGGGGACTCCCTCGCCGTCGTCGAGTTCAAAGCGGGGGCCCTGGAGCGAACCGCACCGGCAAAACGGTTTGCAACCACCTTGTCCGACATCGGCGCCCGGCGGGGGTTCATCCTGGACCAGGGAACGGGGTGCCGTCCCCTCCTCCCCGACGTTGAATGCCGCGGCTTCGGCGACGACCTGGAATGGCTTCCGGAATAGCTCAAACCGGACAGACCAGTTCGGTAACTGCCCGCATCAGTACTTCCCCTTTTCGCATGGTCCGCGATTTTCGGGTCAAAATCCGGTTTGTCGGCGCCGGGCTTTGACAGTGGGTGGCGATTCCGCTATGATGAGCTATCCTTTCCGCCTCGGCGTGATCCGTCATGCTGGTCATCGGGGCCGGGAGGGACAAATGGAGGGGTGTTCATGGCCGTGATCGTTCGGATGGCCCGTAACAATCCGTACATTTTCCTCATGCGGGGAGTCTTCCTGGCCTTCTGTCTGCTTAATGGCCTTTCCTGCACGCCCAGGGGACCGAAACCGGCTTCAGGGAATCCCACCTCGTCCGTCGGGGGTTGCTCCTCGCCGGCGGCCTCCAGGTCGAGTTCATCTGCCCGGGCGAGACGCGGCGCATGAAGGAATTCGAGGGCATCGTGGCGTCCTTCCGACTGGTGAAGTGAGGAAGCTCTTTCCGGGAGACTGGCGATGGGCTTGATCCGGCGGTGGTTCGGCAAAGGTACTCCGGGGAAAGGACCCCGGCGGGGGAAGTACCCCTGGCAGCAAGAGCCGTCGATCTACATGTCCCTCCGCGACCGGCCGACCGCCGGCGAAGCCGGAGGCCGCCCGGCGGACCTCCCCGACAAGGACCGCGTGACGTCGGCTACCCGGCTGCCCTGGGCAGCCGGTGCCCTGGACGGGGTCTTCTCCCACCACGCCGGGGGCGGCCCCGGGGAAGGGGACATCGAGGCGCTGCTGGCAGCCGTCCGGGCTTTCGGGCAAACCGCATCCGACGCCGACAAGTTCCGCATCTACGAACGGGTCCGGGACAAGGGGGCCCTCGGTCTGGTGGACGCCTTCATCCAGGCCCTCCGGGAGGTCAAGGGGACCCGCCTGGACCGGCTCCACGCCCTGGCCCGCTCCTTTGCCACGGAGGCCCCGGACCGGGAGCCCGTGAAATTCGGCATCGCCCTTCTCGG encodes:
- a CDS encoding ThiF family adenylyltransferase, translated to MTGDGGAFPDRYSRQVLFSPIGSSGQERLARSRAVLVGCGALGSGILEMLARAGVGRIRFIDRDFVEDSNLQRQSLYTEEDARLRRPKAVAAHRALAGINAALEYEPRVADFNASNALEIVRDADVLLDGTDNVETRLLLNEAAVKTGTPWVYGGCVASGGVVMPVVPGRTPCLRCILPPDAEHGDLPTCDTLGIIAPAARIVSSMETALALRILAGDAGGIRPFMLHFDCWTGDFHRMDLEGARHDACPVCARGEFPRLAGEGLSRTVVLCGRNMVQVDFPSMGPGARRPDFAALRERLSPLGEVSINAYMLIFTLPPHQLVLFPDGRCLVKGTASPEEAKSLYARYIGL
- a CDS encoding MBL fold metallo-hydrolase, translated to MRFILIALLLSCLAAGVAPAASGKLTIRYHGHSCFTLAGDFSRMIFDPFGKVVDYTLPAERIGIVMVSHEHADHNNVEGIPGFPIILRGLKEGGKVHDSPEFSLGQIHIKGFPSYHDDQRGSLRGLNTIFRVEIGGFRIAHLGDLGCMLTEEQEKELKNLDVLLIPVGGFFTIGPEQAAEIVKKLKPVVTIPMHYKTEKTANLPIQPLEAFLKFFPDAVRVKGNALSFTIDKLFEKPGVYVLEIGK
- a CDS encoding L-seryl-tRNA(Sec) selenium transferase, encoding MPGEPDLSRLPPVDALLREAAVEAWLAGWRRPLVVRFLREALDDVRAAIREGRLPGAGREALARRALDLAGGRLRRFEEAGPRRVINATGVMIHTNLGRSPLGEPWLKLLGRTLHGYTDLEYDLATGGRGRRDTRLAGLIRDLLGAEDGTAVNNNAGALLLALQALAAGGEVIVSRGELVEIGGSFRVPDIMALSGARLREVGTTNRTRLADYAAAVTPETRLLLQVHRSNFEMTGFVETPSVEALVALSRDRGVPLLVDAGSGLLFPPDAPGRGAPSGGPSFPRLPGEPVVTEILQAGADLVCFSGDKLLGGPQAGILAGRADLVGRIRSHPLMRALRLDKLVLTALAACLKAWARTGTDRAVPLLDMAAEPLDALEKRCRRFVRALKRSGGAAAGKAAGVSPVEAVLGGGSTPGKALPSRAVVLRLGERESAVLEARLRRCKTPVVARVDRGGVVLDFRTVRPGEEKLLLASLLESLQGDEPEKNTLTTSLRVSDNGCNRRYGPGKKTT
- a CDS encoding bifunctional metallophosphatase/5'-nucleotidase, with amino-acid sequence MTEHGTKQSKTSGLPRFLLAFLLALPGLAGAVAAKSKAPAAPVHVKVLAFNDLHGRLSKDAQQKIHGRPVGSAAVLAACLKAAAAGMEDRTLLVEAGDLVGASPAVCALLREEPAFLFLNLLADADCTPANRMGPDCNLVGTVGNHEFDKGVKAMLRLVNGGDAGEGMSLDAPYPGARFPVVCCNVVDARSRKTILPPHVVKRLGGVSIGIVGAVTKTTPNELLKARVAGLDFLDEADAVNRAVKLLRKRGVRGIVVLLHQGGNQEPYDGPTDPARSGVQGKEILDIVSRLDAEVDVVISGHTHAFSNALLTNAGGRPVLLTQAFSYGRAFAEIDLSVDPRTRDIVAKTATLRYTYADEGPGMTPDPEVAAFVARAEEKVRPITGRLVGKATGLPIQKKEIFAGESALGDLIADAHRAAGKTDFAFTNPTGIRADLVHADVTWGDLFATQPFQNALVRMELTGEEIGRVLRQQWGSQYGYESLQVSGLRYAWRETDDPAGRIVEVRDAAGNPLDPSRTYTVTVNEFLAQGGNGFNVFRDLGRNRELVRDASGGEIRDVDALADYIRNDLKGAVAIPADFGQRVRKEP
- a CDS encoding ATP-binding protein; this translates as MGPRQVGKTTLARQFLPDAAYCDLEDPLTRQLFEEQPRFQIERRETAALILDEAQQVPSLFAVLRGIIDARRGRPGRFCVLGSAQPALIRAVSESLAGRIGILELDPLCAVETTRGEPVLDWRTLWLRGGFPDAAKGDFRDWWESYLRTFIERDLVQFGLRPQPVLLRRLITMLAHRHGGLLNLSELGGALGISHKTVAHYLDILEQTFLVRRLPPFFRNVGKRLTKNSKVYLRDSGFLHHLLNVSSGEELVHHPVLGASWEGFALEEIIRREKIARPHSQFFFWRTAAGAEADLVIDRGDSLAVVEFKAGALERTAPAKRFATTLSDIGARRGFILDQGTGCRPLLPDVECRGFGDDLEWLPE